One genomic region from Rosa rugosa chromosome 1, drRosRugo1.1, whole genome shotgun sequence encodes:
- the LOC133706400 gene encoding metalloendoproteinase 3-MMP-like, whose amino-acid sequence MAPKSDLSLFTVTLLLLLLALFSFLSNARANSSPFEFLEHLKGCHKGDKVKGINDLKKYLQKFGYLNYENHRHFNDDDFDELLEEAVKTYQLNFHLKSTGTLDDKTVSTMMMPRCGVPDIINGTTSMRSAQIKRQHRAIHTTVHYSFPDGNLKWPSSKYHLTYSFLAGTPSEAPGAVAQAFSSWAKNTHFKFSKAQNYQSADLKVSFHKGDHGDGNAFDGPGGQLAHAAYPTEGTLHYDADETWSVGAKPGAVDIESVGLHEIGHLLGLGHSSVEEAIMYPTIPEGVVHKSLHEDDIQGIKALYNI is encoded by the exons ATGGCACCAAAATCTGATCTTTCTCTTTTCACAGTCActctgctcctcctcctcctcgcccTCTTTTCTTTCCTCTCTAATGCAAGGGCAAACTCATCTCCGTTTGAGTTCCTTGAGCATCTTAAGGGTTGTCACAAAGGTGACAAGGTCAAGGGCATCAATGACCTCAAGAAGTACCTTCAAAAGTTCGGTTACTTAAACTACGAGAACCACAGACATTTCAACGATGATGATTTTGACGAGCTCTTGGAGGAAGCCGTCAAGACTTACCAGCTCAATTTCCACCTCAAGTCCACGGGAACATTGGACGACAAAACCGTATCAACGATGATGATGCCTCGTTGTGGTGTGCCCGATATCATCAATGGCACCACGTCCATGAGATCAGCCCAGATAAAGCGCCAGCACC GTGCAATTCATACCACCGTTCACTACTCATTTCCCGATGGAAATCTAAAATGGCCTTCTTCAAAATACCATCTGACTTACAGTTTTCTCGCTGGCACCCCATCCGAAGCCCCAGGTGCTGTCGCACAGGCTTTCTCATCATGGGCTAAGAACACTCACTTCAAATTCAGCAAGGCTCAAAATTACCAGAGTGCGGATTTGAAGGTTAGCTTTCATAAGGGTGATCATGGAGACGGGAATGCATTTGATGGGCCTGGAGGACAGCTGGCCCATGCTGCTTACCCTACGGAGGGAACATTGCACTACGACGCAGATGAGACTTGGTCTGTAGGTGCTAAACCAGGTGCCGTAGACATTGAGAGTGTTGGTTTGCATGAAATAGGGCACCTTCTGGGACTTGGACACAGCTCAGTGGAGGAAGCTATCATGTATCCAACCATCCCCGAGGGAGTGGTTCATAAAAGTTTGCATGAGGACGATATTCAAGGAATAAAAGCTTTATACAACATTTGA